One segment of candidate division KSB1 bacterium DNA contains the following:
- a CDS encoding zinc finger Ran-binding domain-containing family 2 protein → MHASKLILTTGFLSLVLIANSSSLAQEPQTQYKSMPPKKGERCIICNVPVSRDDVTLMVRGRRVPLKYTMVDSFMNNQEKYFAELQPKSALFQENMEATGTAQGGISSGWFLFGSYILIALIFSGLSGSAAISKGLPPITHYFIGFFFSVFGYIYVLTRPVLTSEGEIPAGFVKVPTTHAPVLCEKCGNTNHPSAKKCSGCGAQLEPQMQSEVERT, encoded by the coding sequence ATGCATGCCTCGAAGTTGATTTTAACCACTGGTTTTCTATCCCTTGTTTTAATCGCCAATTCCAGTTCACTTGCCCAAGAACCGCAGACACAGTATAAGTCCATGCCACCCAAAAAGGGTGAGCGCTGCATCATCTGCAACGTCCCCGTCTCCAGAGACGACGTCACCCTGATGGTGCGCGGCAGACGCGTGCCTTTAAAATACACTATGGTCGATTCGTTTATGAACAATCAGGAAAAATATTTTGCAGAGCTGCAGCCGAAATCCGCTCTGTTTCAAGAAAACATGGAAGCGACAGGCACCGCGCAGGGAGGAATCAGCAGCGGCTGGTTTCTTTTCGGATCCTATATTTTAATTGCCCTGATTTTCAGCGGCCTCAGCGGTTCCGCCGCCATCTCAAAAGGGCTGCCTCCGATTACACATTATTTCATCGGGTTTTTCTTTAGCGTTTTCGGTTACATTTACGTACTAACCCGACCCGTTCTGACCAGCGAAGGCGAGATTCCCGCAGGTTTCGTCAAAGTACCGACTACGCACGCACCGGTACTGTGTGAAAAATGCGGCAACACTAATCATCCGAGCGCGAAGAAATGTTCCGGCTGCGGGGCTCAGTTAGAACCGCAAATGCAGTCGGAGGTAGAGCGGACATAG
- a CDS encoding cbb3-type cytochrome c oxidase subunit I, with protein MSEAAAVKDTHIEHAHHGFLKTYIFSTDHKMIAKQFLLLGLLMLMLGGGLVMLVRWQLAYPDQPLPLIGVSDQYMETGEAQTAADRYWDEQFEKPEEEQSWIAKRMPAGVISPNFYNTLFTMHATIMIFFVVMPILVGCFGNFLIPLMIGTRDMAFPLLNMLSFWVAVVSGVIILIGFFVPGGHAASGWTAYAPLSADPTWTGVDWGQNLWCFSLIFLGISSMMGSINYITTIINMRAPGMTFMRLPLTIWSLFIVAILLLLALPVLTSALALLLFDRMAGTSFFNASGGGDPLLWQHLFWFFGHPEVYVLILPAMGIGSEILSVFSRKPIFGYHAMVYAMVSIAGLGWIVWGHHMFQSGMNPALGTTFMISTMVIAVPSAIKTFNWLGTLWGGNIQFTVPMLNALAFVSMFVIGGLSGIYMASTPVDIFIHDTYYIVAHIHYVVFGGSLFGIFAAITFWFPKMFGRMMNNTLGKIHFGLTFIAFNCTFFPMHILGVGGHMRRIANPLQYEFLQQFEGMNIFITMSAFTLGMVQLIFIFNVFYSMFRGKKAEDNPWKANTVDWTAPTPPPHGNFVEVPTVYHGPYEYNAPGIDEDYLPQTSQATIATDGNGKK; from the coding sequence ATGAGCGAGGCAGCAGCCGTAAAAGATACGCACATCGAGCATGCGCATCACGGGTTCCTTAAAACGTATATTTTTTCCACCGATCATAAAATGATCGCTAAACAGTTTTTACTCCTCGGGCTTCTTATGCTCATGCTCGGAGGTGGGTTGGTCATGTTAGTACGCTGGCAGTTAGCTTATCCGGATCAACCTTTACCGCTGATCGGCGTTTCGGACCAATATATGGAAACTGGCGAAGCACAAACGGCAGCGGATCGTTACTGGGATGAGCAGTTCGAGAAACCCGAAGAAGAGCAAAGCTGGATAGCGAAAAGAATGCCTGCAGGCGTGATTTCTCCAAACTTTTATAATACACTTTTTACCATGCACGCCACGATTATGATTTTCTTTGTGGTCATGCCGATTCTCGTCGGCTGCTTTGGCAACTTCCTCATACCACTCATGATCGGCACACGCGACATGGCCTTCCCGCTGCTTAATATGCTGTCTTTTTGGGTGGCGGTTGTTTCGGGTGTGATCATACTTATCGGATTTTTCGTTCCCGGCGGCCACGCCGCATCCGGTTGGACCGCTTACGCGCCGCTTTCAGCGGATCCGACCTGGACCGGCGTTGACTGGGGACAAAATCTCTGGTGTTTCAGCCTGATCTTTCTGGGTATTTCTTCGATGATGGGGTCGATAAATTATATCACGACAATAATTAATATGCGCGCCCCGGGAATGACGTTTATGCGGCTGCCGCTGACTATTTGGTCGCTTTTTATTGTGGCCATTCTGCTGCTCCTGGCTTTACCGGTGCTGACATCCGCTCTTGCGCTGCTGCTTTTCGATCGCATGGCTGGCACCAGCTTCTTTAATGCTTCCGGCGGCGGTGACCCCCTTCTTTGGCAGCATCTTTTCTGGTTCTTCGGCCATCCGGAAGTTTATGTCTTAATTCTGCCGGCCATGGGAATTGGCTCGGAAATTCTTTCGGTGTTTTCTCGCAAACCGATCTTTGGCTACCATGCCATGGTCTATGCGATGGTTTCAATCGCAGGGCTGGGCTGGATTGTCTGGGGGCATCACATGTTTCAAAGCGGCATGAATCCGGCCCTGGGAACAACTTTCATGATTTCCACAATGGTGATCGCAGTTCCCTCAGCCATTAAAACCTTCAATTGGCTGGGAACACTCTGGGGCGGTAATATTCAGTTTACCGTTCCCATGCTGAATGCCCTCGCCTTTGTTTCGATGTTTGTTATCGGCGGACTTTCCGGTATTTATATGGCCTCCACACCGGTTGACATTTTTATTCACGACACATATTATATCGTGGCGCACATCCATTATGTGGTCTTTGGCGGCAGCCTTTTCGGTATCTTTGCCGCAATTACTTTTTGGTTTCCCAAAATGTTTGGCCGCATGATGAACAACACGCTCGGAAAAATTCACTTTGGGTTGACTTTCATAGCCTTTAACTGCACGTTCTTCCCAATGCATATTCTCGGCGTTGGCGGTCACATGCGCAGAATTGCCAACCCGTTACAGTACGAATTTTTACAGCAGTTCGAAGGGATGAATATTTTTATCACCATGAGCGCATTTACCCTTGGAATGGTCCAGCTTATTTTCATATTTAATGTCTTTTACAGCATGTTCAGGGGTAAAAAAGCTGAAGATAATCCATGGAAAGCGAATACAGTTGATTGGACGGCGCCGACACCGCCGCCTCACGGAAATTTCGTAGAGGTCCCGACGGTTTATCACGGGCCGTACGAATACAACGCTCCCGGAATTGATGAGGATTATTTGCCGCAAACAAGTCAAGCGACGATAGCGACCGACGGTAATGGAAAGAAGTAA
- the msrA gene encoding peptide-methionine (S)-S-oxide reductase MsrA, with amino-acid sequence MSEELETITLGAGCFWCIEAVFQNLKGVQSVVSGYTGGQVENPTYEQICTGTTGHAEVAQIIFDPAVISFEDLLYVFWRTHDPTTLNRQGADLGTQYRSAIFYDSEEQKEIAEKSKAKTGASDLWPDPIVTEISRLDKFYNAEEYHQDYYKLNPNQPYCRLVIDPKIRKLKKEFSNKLKD; translated from the coding sequence ATGTCCGAAGAACTCGAAACAATAACCCTCGGCGCCGGCTGCTTTTGGTGCATTGAAGCGGTCTTTCAAAATTTGAAAGGCGTACAAAGTGTGGTCTCCGGTTATACCGGCGGGCAAGTTGAAAATCCAACCTATGAACAGATCTGCACTGGCACCACCGGCCACGCCGAAGTTGCCCAAATCATATTTGATCCCGCAGTGATTTCGTTTGAAGATTTGCTGTATGTCTTCTGGCGCACTCATGACCCGACAACTTTGAACCGCCAGGGTGCCGACCTAGGAACCCAATATCGTTCAGCGATTTTTTATGACAGCGAGGAACAGAAAGAAATCGCCGAAAAATCAAAAGCGAAAACCGGCGCCTCCGACCTCTGGCCGGACCCAATTGTCACGGAAATCTCACGATTAGATAAATTTTATAATGCTGAGGAATATCATCAGGACTATTACAAGTTAAATCCTAATCAGCCTTATTGCCGATTGGTGATTGACCCGAAGATTCGGAAGCTGAAAAAAGAATTTTCGAATAAACTGAAAGACTGA
- a CDS encoding cytochrome c oxidase subunit 3 has product MWVFLAGDAMSFGALLAGYGAIRAGSVDWPVPAEVLGISLTAFMTFLLICSSLTMVKGLSAIKRGDQKRLVTFLGLTILGGVIFLGCQAYEWTHLIHEGLEFTTNPYGNYLFGTTFFAITGFHGAHVTAGVIYLTIVVIRGLRGKYSAENCNGVEILGLYWHFVDLVWILVFTFLYLI; this is encoded by the coding sequence ATGTGGGTTTTCCTCGCCGGTGACGCTATGTCCTTTGGCGCACTTCTGGCAGGATACGGCGCCATTCGTGCCGGCAGTGTGGATTGGCCAGTCCCAGCAGAGGTACTCGGTATTTCTCTCACTGCATTCATGACCTTCCTGTTGATTTGCAGTAGCCTCACCATGGTGAAAGGTCTTTCGGCAATTAAAAGAGGTGATCAAAAGAGGCTGGTAACTTTTCTGGGTCTGACGATTCTCGGGGGAGTCATCTTCCTGGGCTGCCAGGCATATGAATGGACCCACCTAATTCATGAAGGTCTGGAATTCACCACTAATCCATATGGCAACTACCTTTTCGGCACAACCTTTTTCGCGATTACAGGTTTCCACGGCGCTCACGTTACCGCGGGTGTTATTTATCTTACTATCGTTGTTATCAGAGGTCTGAGAGGTAAGTATTCGGCAGAGAATTGCAACGGCGTTGAAATTCTCGGGCTTTATTGGCACTTTGTTGATTTGGTCTGGATCCTGGTTTTTACATTTCTTTACTTAATTTAA
- a CDS encoding heme-copper oxidase subunit III, whose product MGSAAEERADDLTIEKDVGQGLPPILDDDAFGNGNGSNGGDSDRPINSAVLAMLLFIGAELMFFAGIIGAFIVLRFGASDWPPPGQPRLPVVVTGINTAILLFSGLTMFKTKRLLKDWHREKILQGLTITVLLGALFLAVQGFEWTRLLGFGFTLSSNIYGTVFYTLIGCHALHVLGAVIWLTIVVSRLRMNPPAYNANNHVGIKLSGMYWYLVVALWPVLYGLVYFN is encoded by the coding sequence ATGGGAAGTGCAGCGGAGGAAAGAGCCGATGACCTGACGATAGAAAAAGATGTTGGGCAAGGCCTGCCGCCGATTTTGGATGATGACGCATTCGGCAACGGCAACGGATCAAATGGTGGAGATTCTGACAGACCCATAAATAGTGCCGTTTTGGCCATGCTGCTGTTCATCGGCGCTGAACTGATGTTCTTTGCAGGTATCATCGGGGCCTTTATCGTGCTGCGGTTTGGAGCAAGTGACTGGCCTCCTCCCGGGCAGCCGAGGCTGCCGGTGGTCGTCACGGGAATAAACACCGCGATTCTTCTTTTCAGCGGCCTGACAATGTTTAAAACCAAAAGGCTGCTGAAAGACTGGCACCGGGAAAAGATTTTGCAGGGCTTGACAATTACGGTTTTACTCGGCGCCCTTTTCTTAGCCGTGCAAGGATTTGAATGGACACGGTTACTCGGATTCGGTTTCACTTTATCTTCGAATATTTATGGAACGGTTTTTTATACGCTCATTGGGTGTCATGCTTTGCACGTTTTGGGCGCAGTGATTTGGTTAACGATTGTGGTTTCAAGGCTTAGAATGAATCCACCGGCTTACAACGCAAACAATCATGTCGGAATTAAGCTTTCGGGAATGTACTGGTATTTAGTTGTGGCGCTCTGGCCGGTGCTTTACGGTTTGGTTTATTTTAATTAG
- a CDS encoding cytochrome C oxidase subunit IV family protein — translation MSDHKEPNYIGVFYLLAGLTALEVGVIFVPIAKLIIAIALIGMALVKAALVALYFMHLKFEKRTLGIIALTPLILCTLLIVSLLPDLTGTPHESERKESAQIENVEQVADASDSANE, via the coding sequence ATGTCTGACCACAAAGAACCAAACTACATAGGCGTTTTCTATTTGCTGGCAGGTTTAACCGCTTTGGAAGTAGGCGTCATTTTTGTGCCGATTGCAAAACTCATTATCGCAATTGCACTCATTGGCATGGCACTTGTCAAAGCCGCTCTGGTGGCATTATATTTCATGCACTTGAAATTCGAAAAGCGAACTTTGGGAATCATTGCCCTGACGCCGCTGATTCTTTGTACTTTGTTGATTGTTTCCCTGCTGCCGGATCTAACCGGAACGCCACACGAATCGGAACGCAAAGAATCCGCTCAAATCGAAAATGTCGAGCAGGTTGCGGATGCAAGTGACTCAGCAAACGAGTAA
- the coxB gene encoding cytochrome c oxidase subunit II, whose protein sequence is MLDWLPPNISTVGGEIDKFFYVIYYITAVVFFLVAGTMIYFLIRYRYKEGREVKYTHGNTTLEIIWTVVTLVALIVLALVSKPLWSKIKQELPPSSTVVQVTGKQFNWEILYPGPDGMFGTEDDYQIDNLLHVPVNQVVHIKLKALDVIHSFFVPVLRLKQDALPGREIMMWFEATKPGEYEIPCAELCGFGHSGMLGKLIVHSAEDYDAWVKSTWPEN, encoded by the coding sequence ATGTTAGATTGGCTGCCGCCGAACATCTCGACCGTTGGAGGTGAAATCGACAAATTCTTTTATGTGATTTACTACATTACTGCGGTGGTCTTCTTTTTGGTTGCCGGGACGATGATTTACTTCCTGATTCGCTACCGTTATAAAGAGGGCCGGGAGGTAAAGTATACGCACGGCAACACTACGCTGGAGATTATTTGGACAGTTGTTACGCTTGTAGCGTTGATTGTACTGGCCCTGGTTAGCAAACCTCTCTGGAGTAAAATCAAACAAGAGCTCCCGCCGTCGAGCACAGTTGTGCAGGTAACCGGCAAGCAGTTCAATTGGGAAATACTTTACCCGGGACCGGACGGCATGTTCGGTACAGAAGACGATTATCAGATCGACAATCTTTTGCACGTCCCGGTGAATCAAGTTGTTCATATTAAATTAAAAGCACTTGACGTCATCCACAGTTTTTTTGTGCCTGTGTTACGGTTGAAACAAGACGCGTTACCGGGAAGAGAAATCATGATGTGGTTTGAGGCCACTAAGCCGGGTGAATACGAAATTCCCTGTGCCGAGCTTTGCGGGTTTGGTCACTCCGGTATGCTGGGTAAGCTCATCGTGCACAGCGCGGAGGATTATGATGCCTGGGTTAAATCGACCTGGCCGGAAAATTGA